One part of the Pseudopipra pipra isolate bDixPip1 chromosome 3, bDixPip1.hap1, whole genome shotgun sequence genome encodes these proteins:
- the KCNK1 gene encoding potassium channel subfamily K member 1: protein MLQSLAGSSCVRLVEQHRSAWCFALLVLGYLLYLVFGAVVFSSVELPYEDLLRQELGKLKQRFLEEHACLSEQQLEQFLMRVLEASNYGVSVLSNASGNWNWDFTSSLFFASTVLSTTGYGHTVPLSDGGKAFCIIYSVIGIPFTLLFLTAVVQRIIVYVTRRPVLYFHIRWGFSKQVVAIIHAMVLGFITVSCFFLIPAAIFSVLEDDWNFLESFYFCFISLSTIGLGDYVPGEGYNQKFRELYKIGITCYLLMGLIAMLVVLETFCELHELKKFRKLFYVKKDKEEDQVHIMEHDQLSFSSISDQAASMKDDQKANEPFVNSQSPTSNDSSLNN, encoded by the exons ATGCTGCAGTCGCTGGCGGGCAGTTCCTGCGTGCGGCTGGTGGAGCAGCACCGCTCCGCCTGGTGCTTCGccctgctggtgctgggctACCTGCTCTACCTGGTGTTCGGCGCTGTGGTCTTCTCCTCGGTGGAGCTGCCCTACGAGGACCTGCTGCGCCAGGAGCTGGGCAAGCTGAAGCAGCGCTTCCTGGAGGAGCATGCCTgcctctcagagcagcagctggagcagttcctgatgCGGGTGCTGGAGGCCAGCAACTACGGCGTCTCGGTGCTCAGCAACGCCTCGGGAAACTGGAACTGGGACTTCACCTCCTCCCTCTTCTTCGCCAGCACCGTCCTCTCCACCACGG GTTATGGACACACAGTGCCTTTATCTGATGGAGGAAAGGCCTTCTGCATCATCTACTCAGTCATCGGGATCCCATTTACACTGCTGTTCCTGACAGCAGTGGTGCAGCGCATCATAGTATATGTCACCAGGCGGCCTGTACTGTATTTCCACATTCGCTGGGGCTTCTCCAAGCAGGTCGTTGCAATCATCCATGCTATGGTCCTCGGGTTCATCACTGTCTCCTGCTTCTTCTTAATCCCAGCAGCAATATTTTCGGTCCTGGAAGATGACTGGAATTTTTTggaatctttttatttttgtttcatttccctGAGCACCATTGGCCTCGGTGACTATGTGCCGGGAGAAGGCTACAATCAAAAATTCCGAGAGCTGTATAAAATTGGAATTACGT GTTATCTGTTGATGGGCCTAATTGCAATGTTGGTGGTTCTTGAGACTTTCTGTGAACTCCATGAGCTCAAAAAGTTTAGAAAGTTGTTTTATGTGAAGAAGGACAAGGAAGAGGACCAAGTGCATATAATGGAACATGACCAgctctccttctcttccatctCAGACCAAGCAGCCTCCATGAAGGACGATCAGAAGGCAAACGAGCCTTTCGTGAATTCCCAGTCCCCAACTTCCAATGACAGCTCTCTAAACAATTAA